The Streptomyces sp. NBC_00162 genome window below encodes:
- a CDS encoding glutamyl-tRNA reductase, whose translation MSLLVVGLSHRSAPVSVLERASLSADAKVKLLHDTLAAEPATEAAVLATCNRIELYADVDKFHAGVAELSTLLAQHSGVALEELTPYLYVHYEDRAVHHLFSVACGLDSMVVGEGQILGQIKDALALGQELHTAGRLINDLFQQALRVGKRAHSETGIDRAGQSLVTFGLEQLAGARVPVGEWAAGKRALVIGAGSMSSLAAATLARVGVAEIVVANRTAERAERLAEILVASGTGVRASAIAMAGVAEELTRVDVVVSCTGATGLVLTDDDVLAAVSWGAAPDPAPQTPPATAGRGPQAGLTSAPAGGSPAAAGLDSADVVARLAAAAMTHGRLADAGAARTMPAAVEADGCPVGPDGRAALTGVDANSLELHGTWADQGEAAAQRQPRRSTRMHADGPTARLALLDLAMPRDIDAAVHRIPGVRLVDIESLAEASADAPMAADVDAVRAIVAEEVAAFGAAQRAAHITPTVVALRAMAAEVVAMEVARLDGRVPDLDERQRAEVTQTVRRVVDKLLHAPTVRVKQLASEPGGAGYAEALRELFDLDPQTVASVSRADAAEPLNDDDPGRAS comes from the coding sequence ATGAGTCTGCTCGTCGTAGGGCTGAGCCACCGCAGCGCGCCCGTGAGCGTGCTGGAGCGCGCCTCGCTGTCCGCGGACGCCAAGGTGAAGCTGCTGCACGACACCCTCGCCGCCGAGCCGGCGACGGAGGCGGCGGTGCTCGCCACGTGCAACCGGATCGAGCTGTACGCGGACGTGGACAAGTTCCACGCCGGTGTCGCAGAGCTGTCCACGCTGCTCGCGCAGCACAGCGGAGTGGCGCTGGAGGAGCTCACCCCCTATCTCTACGTGCACTACGAGGACCGGGCGGTGCACCACCTGTTCTCGGTGGCGTGCGGGCTGGACTCGATGGTCGTGGGCGAGGGGCAGATCCTCGGCCAGATCAAGGACGCGCTGGCGCTGGGGCAGGAGCTGCACACTGCCGGCCGGCTGATCAACGACCTGTTCCAGCAGGCGCTGCGGGTCGGCAAGCGGGCGCACTCGGAGACCGGGATCGACCGGGCCGGCCAGTCGCTGGTCACGTTCGGGCTCGAGCAGCTCGCCGGGGCCCGGGTGCCGGTGGGGGAGTGGGCCGCCGGGAAGCGGGCGCTGGTGATCGGGGCCGGGTCGATGTCCTCGCTGGCCGCGGCCACGCTGGCGCGGGTCGGTGTCGCCGAGATCGTGGTCGCGAACCGGACCGCCGAGCGGGCGGAGCGGCTGGCGGAGATTCTGGTTGCCTCAGGCACGGGTGTGCGGGCTTCGGCCATCGCCATGGCCGGTGTCGCCGAGGAGCTGACACGAGTCGATGTGGTGGTGTCCTGCACCGGTGCCACCGGGCTCGTGCTGACCGACGATGATGTGCTCGCCGCCGTGTCCTGGGGCGCTGCCCCAGACCCCGCGCCTCAAACTCCCCCAGCTACCGCTGGGAGGGGCCCCCAGGCGGGGCTGACTTCGGCTCCGGCCGGAGGTTCGCCTGCCGCCGCGGGGCTGGATTCGGCCGATGTCGTGGCTCGGCTGGCTGCCGCTGCCATGACGCACGGCCGGCTGGCCGACGCCGGGGCCGCGCGGACGATGCCCGCCGCCGTGGAGGCCGACGGGTGTCCCGTCGGGCCCGACGGGCGGGCGGCGCTGACCGGGGTCGACGCCAACTCGCTCGAGCTGCACGGGACCTGGGCCGACCAGGGCGAGGCCGCCGCGCAGCGGCAGCCCCGGCGCAGCACCCGTATGCACGCCGACGGTCCGACCGCGCGGCTGGCGCTGCTGGACCTGGCCATGCCCCGGGACATCGACGCGGCCGTGCACCGGATCCCGGGCGTGCGGCTGGTCGACATCGAGAGCCTCGCCGAGGCGTCCGCGGACGCCCCGATGGCTGCCGACGTCGACGCGGTACGTGCGATAGTCGCCGAGGAAGTGGCGGCTTTCGGGGCAGCCCAGCGGGCCGCGCACATCACGCCCACCGTCGTCGCCCTGCGGGCCATGGCCGCGGAGGTCGTGGCCATGGAGGTGGCGCGGCTCGACGGGCGGGTGCCCGATCTCGACGAACGGCAGCGGGCCGAGGTCACCCAGACCGTGCGGCGCGTTGTCGACAAGCTCCTCCACGCGCCGACCGTGCGCGTCAAGCAGCTCGCGAGCGAGCCCGGCGGCGCCGGGTACGCCGAGGCGCTGCGCGAACTCTTCGACCTCGACCCTCAGACGGTGGCTTCCGTCAGCCGGGCAGACGCGGCCGAACCCCTGAACGACGACGACCCAGGACGGGCATCATGA
- a CDS encoding redox-sensing transcriptional repressor Rex, with protein sequence MATGRTHRPATRSRGIPEATVARLPLYLRALTALSERSVPTVSSEELAAAAGVNSAKLRKDFSYLGSYGTRGVGYDVEYLVYQISRELGLTQDWPVVIVGIGNLGAALANYGGFASRGFRVAALIDADPAMAGKPVAGMPVQHTDELEKIIEENGVSIGVIATPAGAAQQVSERLIAAGVTSILNFAPTVLSVPDGVDVRKVDLSIELQILAFHEQRKAGEEAAAAAAEGTSSVGGAAPAAAVVPPAGRAAAEARKGNPEGDVPAVMPA encoded by the coding sequence GTGGCAACTGGCCGAACTCACCGACCGGCGACCCGCAGCCGAGGTATTCCCGAGGCCACTGTCGCCCGGCTTCCGCTGTACTTGCGCGCCCTCACCGCGCTCTCCGAGCGATCGGTGCCCACGGTGTCCTCCGAGGAGCTCGCGGCCGCCGCCGGAGTCAACTCCGCGAAGCTGCGCAAGGACTTCTCCTACCTGGGCTCCTACGGCACCCGCGGCGTCGGGTACGACGTGGAGTACCTCGTCTACCAGATCTCCCGCGAACTCGGACTGACCCAGGACTGGCCGGTTGTCATCGTCGGCATCGGTAACCTCGGCGCCGCCCTCGCCAACTACGGCGGTTTCGCGTCGCGCGGTTTCCGCGTGGCCGCGCTGATCGACGCCGACCCGGCGATGGCCGGCAAGCCGGTGGCCGGGATGCCCGTGCAGCACACCGATGAGCTGGAGAAGATCATCGAGGAGAACGGGGTCTCGATCGGCGTCATCGCGACGCCGGCCGGTGCCGCGCAGCAGGTCAGCGAGCGTCTGATCGCGGCCGGTGTCACCTCCATCCTGAACTTCGCCCCGACCGTGCTCTCCGTGCCCGACGGCGTGGACGTGCGCAAGGTCGACCTTTCGATCGAGCTCCAGATCCTGGCGTTCCACGAGCAGCGCAAGGCCGGCGAGGAAGCCGCCGCCGCTGCTGCCGAGGGCACCTCCTCCGTGGGCGGCGCCGCCCCCGCCGCAGCCGTGGTGCCGCCGGCCGGGCGGGCAGCCGCCGAGGCGCGCAAGGGCAACCCCGAGGGTGACGTGCCGGCGGTGATGCCGGCATGA
- a CDS encoding DUF5667 domain-containing protein, whose amino-acid sequence MIANVTPHRRANAFAQALEDRTLSDLSEPDPAAEQSEAPAEPADHDRLLALASVLGERMPRPVLDPEVKVVQRAQLVAAMETMVMEERAGGGAASDPQVPEQRTGRGAHRATSLRKLRPRSRWSKGIAAGGLTVGVAAGAFSGVAAASSDALPGDHLYPVKRGMEDLKLGMADDDSDRGELYLDQASNRLSEARRLMERDRAGLLDHESLGEIRRALAGVKHDAEEGHRLLQAAYERDGSLGPIQALSSFSRSHRDAWGKLRERLPVQLTDVGGEVESVFQAIDEDVAPLQSLLPKPPEQIRGTGSPGTSAKPGAPSGKQQSAPASGTPSGSPASPSPSGSSSRPPTTGGLLGGTGDLLIPPAGQSTPPSPGAPDQPKPDITLPPLLPGLLPGLGINAEDAE is encoded by the coding sequence GTGATCGCGAACGTGACTCCGCACCGGCGGGCGAACGCCTTCGCCCAGGCCCTGGAGGATCGGACCCTGTCCGACCTTTCGGAACCGGACCCGGCGGCCGAGCAGTCCGAGGCACCTGCCGAACCTGCCGACCACGACCGGCTGTTGGCCCTGGCGAGCGTGCTCGGCGAACGAATGCCGCGCCCAGTGCTGGACCCAGAGGTCAAAGTGGTGCAGCGAGCCCAGCTCGTTGCCGCCATGGAGACCATGGTGATGGAGGAAAGGGCCGGGGGCGGTGCCGCCTCGGACCCTCAGGTGCCCGAACAGCGGACCGGCCGCGGCGCCCACCGGGCGACCTCGCTCCGGAAATTGCGGCCCCGCTCCCGCTGGTCCAAGGGCATCGCAGCAGGCGGCCTCACCGTAGGTGTGGCCGCAGGGGCCTTCAGCGGAGTGGCCGCTGCCAGTTCCGACGCCCTGCCCGGTGACCACCTCTACCCCGTGAAGCGGGGCATGGAGGACCTGAAGCTCGGGATGGCCGACGACGATTCGGACCGGGGCGAGCTCTATCTCGACCAGGCCTCGAACCGCCTGTCGGAAGCCCGCAGGCTGATGGAGCGTGACCGGGCGGGCCTACTGGACCACGAGTCCCTGGGCGAGATCCGCCGAGCGCTGGCGGGGGTGAAGCACGACGCGGAGGAGGGCCACCGGCTCCTCCAGGCGGCGTACGAACGGGACGGCTCGCTCGGCCCGATCCAGGCGCTGTCCTCGTTCTCCCGCTCCCACCGCGACGCGTGGGGCAAGCTCCGGGAGAGGCTCCCCGTGCAGCTCACGGACGTGGGCGGCGAGGTGGAGTCGGTCTTCCAGGCCATAGACGAAGACGTGGCGCCGCTCCAGAGCCTGCTCCCCAAGCCACCCGAGCAGATCCGCGGCACCGGCTCCCCCGGGACCTCGGCCAAGCCGGGCGCTCCGAGCGGCAAGCAGCAGTCCGCACCGGCCTCCGGCACCCCGTCGGGCAGCCCCGCGTCGCCGTCCCCCTCGGGCAGCAGCAGCCGGCCCCCGACCACGGGCGGCCTCCTGGGCGGTACGGGCGACCTGCTGATCCCGCCCGCGGGCCAGTCCACCCCGCCCTCCCCGGGCGCTCCGGACCAGCCCAAGCCGGACATCACCCTCCCGCCCCTCCTCCCGGGCCTCCTGCCGGGCCTGGGCATCAACGCGGAGGACGCGGAGTAG
- a CDS encoding glutaredoxin family protein, with the protein MSPLLRRKEKKRPGDRMVTLIGKPGCHLCDEAQVVIEEVCAQTGAQWEKKDISQDAELYRLHWEQIPVVLVDGEQHTFWKVNPDRLRRALEG; encoded by the coding sequence ATGAGCCCTTTGTTGCGCCGCAAGGAAAAGAAGCGTCCCGGCGACCGGATGGTGACGCTGATCGGGAAGCCGGGGTGCCACCTGTGCGATGAGGCACAGGTCGTCATCGAGGAGGTCTGCGCGCAGACCGGTGCGCAGTGGGAGAAGAAGGACATCTCGCAGGACGCGGAGCTCTACCGGCTGCACTGGGAGCAGATTCCGGTGGTGTTGGTGGATGGCGAACAGCACACCTTCTGGAAGGTGAACCCGGACCGGCTGCGGCGGGCGTTGGAGGGCTGA
- a CDS encoding ECF subfamily RNA polymerase sigma factor, BldN family, which yields MYPPVGVDASGLATLRATVLDHLRGFVPTAYAVPAFAAAVPAGLGPAGPCYALTDGGATVGRRGRAAGGSNSAAGTSTQATPRRPTADSDQARMMDLVERAQAGEAEAFGRLYDQYSDTVYRYIYYRVGGKATAEDLTSETFLRALRRISTFTWQGRDFGAWLVTIARNLVADHFKSSRFRLEVTTGEMLDANEVERSPEDSVLESLSNAALLEAVRKLNPQQQECVTLRFLQGLSVAETARVMGKNEGAIKTLQYRAVRTLARLLPDDAR from the coding sequence GTGTACCCACCTGTCGGGGTTGACGCCTCGGGCCTGGCTACGCTGCGCGCAACGGTCCTCGACCACCTGCGTGGCTTCGTCCCCACCGCGTACGCCGTCCCCGCCTTCGCCGCCGCGGTCCCTGCCGGCCTCGGCCCGGCCGGTCCTTGCTATGCCCTGACCGACGGCGGAGCGACGGTGGGCAGACGAGGTCGCGCGGCCGGGGGCTCGAACAGCGCCGCCGGCACGAGCACCCAGGCCACCCCCCGCCGCCCCACCGCGGACAGTGACCAGGCCCGCATGATGGACCTGGTCGAACGCGCCCAGGCCGGCGAGGCCGAGGCCTTCGGCCGCCTCTACGACCAGTACAGCGACACCGTCTACCGCTACATCTACTACCGCGTCGGCGGCAAAGCGACCGCGGAGGATCTCACCAGCGAGACCTTCCTGCGCGCGCTGCGCCGCATCTCCACCTTCACCTGGCAGGGCCGCGACTTCGGGGCCTGGCTCGTGACGATCGCCCGCAACCTGGTGGCCGACCACTTCAAGTCCAGCCGCTTCCGGCTGGAGGTCACCACCGGCGAGATGCTCGACGCCAACGAGGTCGAGCGCAGCCCCGAGGACTCCGTCCTGGAGTCCCTCTCCAACGCGGCCCTGCTGGAGGCCGTACGGAAACTCAATCCGCAGCAGCAGGAGTGCGTGACCCTGCGCTTCCTGCAAGGCCTCTCGGTCGCCGAGACGGCCCGGGTCATGGGCAAGAACGAGGGCGCCATCAAGACGCTCCAGTACCGGGCGGTCCGCACGCTGGCCCGTCTCCTCCCGGACGACGCCCGCTGA
- a CDS encoding HAD family hydrolase: MAALGWLTPRRRSASARSVLAGEASAEAARKTALAEAPHLTEPDLAEPDLDTDLEALAADEDEPEFPVAGDDLAAAFFDLDNTVMQGAAIFHFGRGLYKREFFRRRELARFAWQQAWFRLAGVEDPDHMQDARDSALSIVKGHKVSELMAIGEEIYDEYMAERIWPGTRALAQAHLDAGQKVWLVTAAPVETATIIARRLGLTGALGTVAESVDGIYTGRLVGEPLHGPAKAEAVRALAAAEGLDLERCAAYSDSHNDIPMLSLVGHPYAINPDTKLRKHARTNDWRLRDYRTGRKAVKVGVPAAAGVGAIAGGAAAAIALHRRRK, encoded by the coding sequence ATGGCCGCTCTCGGATGGCTCACCCCCCGTAGACGCTCCGCAAGCGCGCGGAGCGTGCTGGCAGGCGAGGCCTCGGCCGAGGCCGCCCGGAAGACCGCGCTTGCCGAAGCCCCGCATCTCACGGAGCCGGACCTCGCGGAACCGGACCTCGACACCGACCTCGAAGCCCTCGCGGCGGACGAGGACGAGCCGGAGTTCCCCGTCGCGGGCGACGACCTCGCCGCCGCCTTCTTCGACCTCGACAACACCGTCATGCAGGGCGCCGCGATCTTCCACTTCGGCCGCGGCCTCTACAAGCGCGAGTTCTTCCGCCGGCGCGAGCTCGCCCGCTTCGCCTGGCAGCAGGCCTGGTTCCGGCTCGCCGGGGTCGAGGACCCCGACCACATGCAGGACGCCCGCGACAGCGCCCTGTCGATCGTCAAGGGCCACAAGGTCTCCGAACTGATGGCCATCGGCGAGGAGATCTACGACGAGTACATGGCCGAGCGGATCTGGCCGGGCACCCGCGCCCTGGCCCAGGCGCACCTCGACGCCGGCCAGAAGGTGTGGCTGGTCACCGCCGCCCCCGTCGAGACGGCGACGATCATCGCCCGCAGGCTCGGCCTGACCGGAGCGCTGGGCACCGTCGCCGAGTCCGTCGACGGGATCTACACCGGCCGCCTGGTCGGCGAACCACTGCACGGCCCCGCCAAGGCCGAGGCGGTCCGCGCCCTGGCCGCCGCCGAGGGCCTGGATCTCGAACGCTGCGCCGCGTACAGCGATTCGCACAACGACATCCCGATGCTGTCGCTGGTCGGGCATCCGTACGCGATCAATCCCGACACAAAACTGCGCAAGCATGCCCGTACCAACGACTGGCGGCTGCGCGACTATCGGACCGGCCGCAAGGCCGTGAAGGTCGGCGTCCCGGCGGCCGCCGGAGTCGGCGCGATCGCGGGCGGCGCGGCCGCCGCCATCGCCCTGCACCGCCGCCGCAAGTAG